The following is a genomic window from Butyricimonas faecihominis.
GTTTTGCAAATTATGATTTCACCGAGCAAAACGTGAGAAATTCGCGTATGTTTCGTTTCTTGCGCTTTATAAAGATGATGGTCATGGTGAAAAATAAAAAATATATTTTTGGGGATGGATGTAACATGGCTTACCGAAAATCGTATTATATAGAAAACCGTGGGTTCGCGAAGAATTCACAATCGTATTTAGGATACGATAATGATATGGTTAGAGAATTATCAAGGTTTGGGGCAATAAAGATGACAAAAGATCCGGACTCGTATGTGATAATTGATAAGAGTGACAAAAAAGGAGAAATAAACGAAGTTTCATATTATTATGCTAACAAGATGAGATTGGCAATGACGGAGAGGATTATGATAGATGGCGATATGATCGTGCGTTTGTTCTTTTATTTGACAGCTATTTGTTTGATTGTCTTAGGTTTTTACCCAATATACGTGTTTCTTGTCATGTTGACAGTATTTTTAACGGATGTAATTTTGTTAAATATTTGCGCTATTTGTCTGAAACAAAAAAAATTATTCCTAACTTCGTTTATTAGTTGACAGTATTTTTAACGGATGTAATTTTGTTAAATATTTGCGCTATTTGTCTGAAACAAAAAAAATTATTCCTAACTTCGTTTATTATTAGTACGATCGGTTTTGTTTATCGAGTGTACGAAAATGGATATTCATTTTTTAACAAGAGGAAATGGAGTTAACAAACAACTTGTCAGAGAAAGCTCTTTATGATTATAAGGTCGTGAAGAGGGCAATAACGGGAGATGAACAGGCTTATGCCGAGTTATTTAAGAGGTATAAGGATTCAGTATATTTTATGATACTGAAGATGGTGAATAACAGAACTGATGCGGAAGATTTAATGTTCGAGGCTTTCGAGAAAGCTTTCACGAGTTTGAATTACTATTCGCCTCAGTTTGCGTTTAGTACGTGGTTATTCAAAATTGCCTCTAATAACACGATTGATTTTATTCGGAAGAAAAAAGCCAAAATTGTTTCTTTGGATAAGGATGATATAAACCCTGATGATCGCGGGTATATCAATAGTGTACCGGCAGACGTGTTGAATCCGGAAGAGGAGACGATCCGTAAGCAGCGAGCTGAATTTATGCGGGAAAAAGTTGCCATGTTGAAAGGGCGTTACCGTAAATTGATAGAATTACGTTATTTTGAAGAGTATTCTTATGAAGAAATTGCTCAAGAGCTGGCCATTCCGTTAGGAACCGTGAAAGCTCAATTATTCCGTGCGAGAGAATTGCTATTGAATATTTTGCAGAATAGTGAAATCGCTCGGGAAAATGAAAGAGTTTAGCCTTCTATTTTTTTTTATATTCTTTTGCTTGGGAGTGCAAGGGCAGAGCCAAGATAAAGGCAATGTGTTTGTCACGGGTGTAGTTTGTGACCGGGACAGTATACGGCCATTACCGGAAGCGATCTTTCGGCTGGGGAAAGAGGTTCGAGGGGTTGATAAACAAGGGCGATTTTCATTGAGTGTACAAGTGGGGGATACCTTGCGTTTTTCGCATATAGGCTATGTTCCCATGCAAGTTGTTATTCCGGATAGTTTAAGAGAAAATGATTTCTTACTGGGGGTTTTTATGGTACGAGATACTGTTTTACTGTCGGAAGTTTTAATCTTGCCGCGTTTTCTTACGGGGGATTACAAGTCGAATGCTTTTTTGATGAATGCCCAGAACAATCTAAATCAAGCTATACATGCTGCGTCAAAACCGGTGAAAGCGATGGATCAGGAAATGAACAGGCGTATGATGATCGAGGATTTTGCCCGTAAGGTAGAAATGAAAGGAATGGTTGATGTGAAGTTAGGTATTGGAACTCAGTCTATCACAGCATTACAAGGATTGATGCGGGCTCGTCGGCAGGCGGAGAGAGGGAAAGTCATTAATATTGAGGAAATAGACCTGTTAAAGAAAATTTTTTATATAGAAAAAAGAGAAAAATCGGATAACTAAAGGAAGAAAGATTATCTTTGTATTCGAAACAAGCCTCGTGTGGGCCGAGATTTCAATGAATCGATTTATTAATAACAAAGTTACATTTTATGAAGAATTTGTCGATAGGATTAAATGTGTTATTGTTGATTGCTGTGATAGTTTTGTATATTTTGCATTTCAGTGGAAATAGTAAAAGTACGAGCAATCAAGGCGGTACTGTAACTATGAACGCTGATGCAAGAATTGTCTACATTAACATGGACACATTGCTTAACAATTATACTCAATCGAGAGAGTTGAATGAAGCGTTTTTAAAGAAATTGGAAGCCAATCGGACAGAGTTGAACATAAAAGTGAAGAACTTCGATCGTGAGGCTGCAGAGTTTCGGAATAAAGTGGAAAACGGTGGTTTTATG
Proteins encoded in this region:
- a CDS encoding RNA polymerase sigma factor; translation: MELTNNLSEKALYDYKVVKRAITGDEQAYAELFKRYKDSVYFMILKMVNNRTDAEDLMFEAFEKAFTSLNYYSPQFAFSTWLFKIASNNTIDFIRKKKAKIVSLDKDDINPDDRGYINSVPADVLNPEEETIRKQRAEFMREKVAMLKGRYRKLIELRYFEEYSYEEIAQELAIPLGTVKAQLFRARELLLNILQNSEIARENERV
- a CDS encoding OmpH family outer membrane protein, whose amino-acid sequence is MKNLSIGLNVLLLIAVIVLYILHFSGNSKSTSNQGGTVTMNADARIVYINMDTLLNNYTQSRELNEAFLKKLEANRTELNIKVKNFDREAAEFRNKVENGGFMTRERAEQAQMDLMIKQQNLQKLQQEMTENAQREQMEINRKLYDAITNFLTEYNKAKGFQLILSTTLGGNVLFAQEGFDITNDVVNQLNEQYKKK
- a CDS encoding glycosyltransferase, encoding MESLRVFWGELEAFRYGVILLFVLTLTYIYHVIRRCVIVSRKVKPIDKQEHEGVSVIITSHNNAECLRRNLPSFLMQAYDNFEVIVVDECSEDDTQDVLTEIQKDYPQLRCTRIFPDTKFRFTKKLAINIGVLAAKHDILLFSEINCRPSSMYWVKTMESYFDENTAAVVGFANYDFTEQNVRNSRMFRFLRFIKMMVMVKNKKYIFGDGCNMAYRKSYYIENRGFAKNSQSYLGYDNDMVRELSRFGAIKMTKDPDSYVIIDKSDKKGEINEVSYYYANKMRLAMTERIMIDGDMIVRLFFYLTAICLIVLGFYPIYVFLVMLTVFLTDVILLNICAICLKQKKLFLTSFIS